In Sphaeramia orbicularis chromosome 5, fSphaOr1.1, whole genome shotgun sequence, the genomic stretch tttgacatttaCCTCAGGAACAATCTATCTTTGTAAATGAGTAAAACGATTGTAGTGCCCCATATGTCGGAACGGGATGAAACGATACGGCGTTCACCTTACGGCCTAAGGGCAGGGATCATTTcccagaaatgaaagtgaaagttgTTCCCAGTGTAAGCGGAGCTGCAGACGTGTTTGTGGAACTGTTGAACAAACCTTAAACCCACTTCATCAGATCTGTTTCCAGTCTCAGCAGAGTCTCTACAAACAGCAGTGAGTCCAACTTCATACTTCAACTCCAAACACACTAACAGAACTCTATTCATTTCACACATCTCTCCTGAAATGGTTCCTGTTGTCATGTCTGCTTGTCCTAATCACTGCAGAAAATCACCAGAGTTGTTCAGTAGACTCAGTGTTTCTTTATTCACTGCTTTCCAGTGGAAACTTCCCAATGAGCTTCTCCTAACGTCAACTGTAACTCATAACACATCCACTTCCAGTATATGCAGTTGGACTTCAAAGTAAAACACATGTTCCTACGAACATCACACCTGTCACTGAACCACATGGATAAACCAACAGTATTTACATaggtttattattatattattactatGTAATTACAGTCCATGTCCTTTAGATGGTCTGGACTTTGGTTCTACGTCTCTTCCTGCTTTTGTTACCACCATGGGCATCATTAAGACTTGAAAACATCCAGGGCTTAAAAAACTAATTTgtgactggggggtgggggtgttccgTGACTACCATGTgagtacctctctctctctctctctctctctctctctctctctctctctctcagacttTACTCAGTACCCTGGCCTTACAGCTGCAGGCACCGATGATGAAGGGGACATGTATTTACTCATATGtttatttaaaaacaacacaaaaaacctcAGAGGTCCGGGGCTACTGCCAAAACATTCAGGGCTTAAGCCCCCAATGCTCTGGTCTAATGACGCCCATGGTTACCACTAACATTTTCTACAGTTACACTTTAATGAACTTCCTGAACATTTCAAAGTTAAACTATTGGACTGATGTCATGGATTTTTATCACAGCTGtagagtcatgtgactgaccaGTCACACTTATCTGAAGACCATAAAGCacgtttggtaacactttacttgaaggtctagtttataatgcattaagcgcacgttcataagacattataatgcatttataatacattataaaagtcattacaacagtttatgatcatgtacaacaacttataccaaggttaataaagtattataagtgtaggtctaatgcattataaattcagctttcatatgttttatacatccataccaaagcagtgtgaaggaatttagttttttaggtggggaacttctATTAGGTTTtatcactggtccctatacccatctattttagggatttcatattaaaaaaaaaaaaaaaaaaaaaaaaaaaaaatatgtgtttgaattaaagatttagagctgccacataattttttatttatgtacaaagcaacatgtaacacttctatgtactgtctctgttcttttaatgttctgtttttgcaaaataaagaattagtaagaacacttggatgtataatttttgacttacactttactcacactgttgtcactttgataTGAATGTATAAAACactatgaaagctgaatttataatactttatgcctacacttataatactttattaaccttggtataagttgttttacatgatcataaactgttgtaatgacttttataatgcattataaatgtgttatactgtcttatgaatgtgtgcttaatgcattaaaaactagaccttcaagtaaagtgttaccggaCGTTTATGAGTCTGCTTATTGTAAATGATCACATGATGATAAACACTGATTATataattaaaatatttcagtgttATATCTGTTCTTGTGGTCCATAGATATGGCTGCTGCCAGTTGTGTCCGATCTGAAGATCAGTTcctgtgttccatctgtctggatgtcttcactgatccagtcagcacaccatgtggacacaacttctgcaaaaCCTGCATCTCTGAACACTGGAGGGTTAATGTCCCATATAAGTGTCCCATGTGTAACGAGGAATTCTACATAAAACCTCAGCTGAAGATCAACACTTTCATCAAAGAGATGGTGGCTCAGTTCAGACTTGAAGTTCAACATGAACCAAACATCTACAGCTCAGACCAACAAGCTGCTAAACCAGGAGAAGTTCCCTGTGACGTCTGCACTGAAACCAAACTGAAGGCCCAgaagtcctgcctggtgtgtctgATCTCCTACTGTCGGACTCATCTGGAACCTCATCTGATAGTTCCAGGACTGAAAAGACATCAGCTGATCCCccctgtggagaacctggaaGACAGGATGTGTAGGAAACATGATAAAcctctggagctgttctgtaaaacCGACCACACATGTATCTGTGTGCTCTGTCCTGTTTTAGACCACAAGAACCATGAGTTTGTTCCTCTGAAAGATGAACATGAAGAACAGAAGGCAGAGCTGAAGAAGACAGAGGCTAAAATTCATCAGATGATCCAGGAGAGACaactgaagattcaggagatccAACGGTCAGTGGAGCTCAGTAACAACGCTGCAGACAGAGAGACTGCAGAAGGTGTTGAGGTCTTCACTGCTCTGATAGACTCTGTTCAGAGAAGTCTGAACCAGTTCAAAGAGAAGATCCAAGAAAAGCAAAGGACCACCGAGAAACAGGCTGAAGGCTTCGTCAAAGAGCTGAAACAGGAAATCTGTGAGCTgaagaagagaagcactgaggtggAGCAACTCTTAGACTCTAAAGACCACTTCCACTTTGTCCAGAGATTCACATGTGTCAAAGCTGCTCCATCCATGAGGACCTGGACAAAGGTCAGCATCCGT encodes the following:
- the LOC115419789 gene encoding E3 ubiquitin-protein ligase TRIM39-like, translated to MAAASCVRSEDQFLCSICLDVFTDPVSTPCGHNFCKTCISEHWRVNVPYKCPMCNEEFYIKPQLKINTFIKEMVAQFRLEVQHEPNIYSSDQQAAKPGEVPCDVCTETKLKAQKSCLVCLISYCRTHLEPHLIVPGLKRHQLIPPVENLEDRMCRKHDKPLELFCKTDHTCICVLCPVLDHKNHEFVPLKDEHEEQKAELKKTEAKIHQMIQERQLKIQEIQRSVELSNNAADRETAEGVEVFTALIDSVQRSLNQFKEKIQEKQRTTEKQAEGFVKELKQEICELKKRSTEVEQLLDSKDHFHFVQRFTCVKAAPSMRTWTKVSIRPPSYEGTVVRAVSQLENKLTEDMKTVVEAELKRVQQYEVDLTLDPDTAHPGLILSDDGKQVHYRDKWKNLPDKPQRFSFWPCILAKQSFSSGRFYYEVQVKGKTQWYLGVVRKSINRKGRLTLRPQSGYWTICLTNGNLYIACADPLVRLSVKSGPQKVGVFVDYEEGLVSFYDVGSSVLIYSFTGCCFNDKLLPFFSPRTCDGGKNSAPLIITPVDTE